TATTCCTATCCATTTTTATGATTTTTAGTTGTTATGCACAACAAAAATCATCAGATGTCAATAACCTTGAAGGCCTTTGGCAATTGAAATTTATGAAAGCCAATTCTGCTTCTGATTCCTTGGCAGTAAAAGCTCCAATTTTTAAACATATTAGGTCAGATTTGGGCTTCACGAACTTAAGCTTAACAGATATCCATTTGATAGGAACTTTGGAAGGATCTTTAGAAATCAGTGACACTGGTATTTTAACAGAAAAAATAGCAAAACAAGGCCCTTCAATTGGTAGTAATATGATTGGACAAACTTTAAAGATCCCATATTTATTAACAAATGGAAATAATCAATTATACCTAACTTTTTATACAGCAGACCAAAACGGTACACCTCTTGAATACCAAGAAATATATGAGCGTGTTCATATTCGATAAAATGAAATTAGCATATAGCACAGGATGGATATTTCAATATTTTAACCGTAATTTCGCTTTACAACCTATATCTTAATAATTGTTATGAGTGTAAAGATCAAATATCCTTACCATACGGGGTATCCTTCAGTTGCAGATTTAAAGAAGAGAGCTAAATGGAGAATTCCAAAATTTGCCTTTGACTATTTAGAAGGCGGATGTAATGAGGAACTAAATTTAGCGAGAAATGAAAATGATTTTGACAACATATTATTAAAGCCTCAATATTTACATGTATCTGGAGAAATAGACATGTCCGTTGAGCTTTTTGGCAAACGCTATAGTGCTCCATTTGGGATTTCCCCAATAGGACTTCAAGGTCTTATGTGGCCCAATGCACCAGAGATTTTAGCGAAAGCTGCTGCGAAAAACAATATACCATATATCTTAAGCACTGTTTCTACGAGTAGCATTGAGCGCATTGCTGAAGTATCTGATGGTGAGGCCTGGTTTCAGTTATATCACCCTACTGAAGACCGTTTAAGGGATGATATATTGAACAGGCTAAAAGCGGTTGAATGTCCGGTTTTAGTAGTTTTAGTTGATGTTCCTTCTTTTGGCCTTCGGTATAGAGAGATTAAGAGTGGCCTTTCTATGCCTCCTAAGATGAACATCAGTAATGTGGCACAAGCCCTTATTTGTCCAGAATGGGGAATCAAGACTCTCCAATATGGGATACCTAGCTTTGCAACATTAAAACCATATATGGAAAAAGGTCTTGATCTTTCTCAATTAGGACAATTTATGAACAAAACGTTCACCGGAAAAGTAAATATACAGAAGGTTCAAGCCATTCGTGATATTTGGAAGGGTCCACTTGTGTTAAAAGGTATAGCCACTCAGGAAGACATGGATGCTGCAATTTCTATTGGTGTCGATGGAGTCATCGTGTCCAATCATGGTGGGAGGCAAATTGACGCTGGAGAATCTTCAATCCATTCCTTGATTCGATTGACTCAAAACCCAGCTTATAAAAATAAGTTGAAAATCATGATGGACGGAGGTATCAGATCTGGTGTTGATTTAGGAAGGGCCTATGCAGTCGGTTCAGAATTCAATTTTATGGGTAGACCATTTATGTATGGCGTTGGTGCTTTGGGAGATGAAGGTGGAGACCATACGATTAACATGTTCAAAGCTCAACTCTACCAAGTGATGCAACAATTAAGCATTGAAAACATTAATCAATTCCCGTCTAGATTATTATAATTCAATATATAATTGTAAAAATTGGTTTACTTAAACATGTAGGCCAATTTTTTGCGTTTTAGGATTCCTAACAACCAGATTTTTGTTGTAGATTGTAAAAAAATCAAAAAAAAGATTCTTGATTTTTTTACAATCTACAACCTAAACATAATGCGATTAAATTACATAAACCTATTTTGGCTAACAAGTCTATTCATTCTTTCCATAAAATTTTCTCAAGCGCAGATAGCAGTTCAATTAAAAAACAATCAGGAGTTTAAATACAACCTGAAAACAGGGTCCTTTTCATTATACCAAAACAATGATCCTATTTTTGAACATGCATTTTCTAGCATTCAACTTAAAGGTAGCGAACTTGAAACCTTAAACCTTCCTACTACTCGAGCATTGAAGCAGAAATTCAAGGACAATGCGGGATCAGGAATCTGTTATTCCATTGAGCGCCCTGCTGGAAAAGGCTTGAAAACCCTGCAAAACTTCTATTTTTATGATAATTCATCCTTTATCGTTCTTGAAATAATAATTAAGGGGAAAAATATTAGTTCAAACTCTATTTTACCGTTTAACATTATTCCTCAGAATCTCCTGGCCAACAAAAACTTAACTGCTGTAAAGGTTCCTTTTGATAATGATACCTTTATTTCATATGATCAAATAGAGTTGACAGATACAACATATGAGAGCTCAGAAGTAGGTATATTATATGATCAAGAGTCACAAGCAGGTTTAGTAGCCGCTTCCTTAGATCAATCTGTTTGGAAAACTGGAATTCTGGCAAAAAATCAAAGCAATAATCTTACTGAACTTTCGATCAAAAATGGATACACGGAAGTTACCTTAACTCGAGATTCTATGGGTCATGGATTTGTAGAAGGTAATATCATCAGGTCTCCGAAGATATTTATCTCTTATGCTAGTAATTGGCAAGATGGTTTGGAAGAATTTGCTAAGTTTCAAAGAAAATTATTTCCTCCCTACCTTCAAACTTGGGAAGGAGGCACTCCAGTTGGATGGAACAGTTGGGGGGTTATTCAACAAGATTTATCTTGGGAAAATGCTACTGGCTCTGTTGATTACTTTAAGAGTAACCTTCCGGATTTTAGGAATGAGAATGGGAAGGCTTATATTGATTTGGATTCATTTTGGGACAATATGGTCCCTGGAGGGATGTCAGGAGATTATAGCAAACTTCAGGAGTTTGATACTTATTGTAAATTGGCGGGTCTTGAGCCTGGAGTTTATTGGGCACCTTTTACAGATTGGGGTTATAAAAGCGGTCCTTCCCGAAAAGCGGAAGGCTCAGATTATACTTTTGGTGAAATGTGGACCAAGACCAGCAAAGGCTATCATGAGTTGGATGGTGGTCGAGCGTTGGACCCTACACATCCAGGAACAATAGCTAGAATGAAATTTATTCTACAAAAACTTAAAGATTGTGGATTCAAAATGATAAAGATTGATTTCCTATCACATGCAGCAATTGAATCAACAGGATTTTACGACCCAACAATTAAAACGGGTATGCAAGCTTATGCCGTAGGCATGAAGAATCTCAATGATATTTTGGATAATCAAATGCTGATATATGCGGCCATCTCTCCTTCTCTAGCGAGCTATAAATATGCACATATGCGAAGAATTGCTTGTGATGCTTGGAAAACAATGGATCAAACAGCCTACACCTTGAATTCGGTTACTTTTGGCTGGTGGCAAACCTATCTTTATGATTATATCGATGCAGATCATTTAGTTTTTACTGGCGAATCACACGACACTAATATTGCCAGGTTTCTTTCAGGAGTTGTAGCGGGCCCCTTGATATTGGGAGATGACTTTTCAAAAACTGCTGAATGGCAAAAGGAAATGGAACCTATTCTTCAAAATCGAGAAATCCTAAGTATTGTCAAAAATGGAAAAAGTTTTAGGCCACTCCCCGTGATCAAGGACAATAAAAGCAGTAATCTTTATTTTAAGAAAGATGGAAAGAATTTATACCTTATTGCCTTTAATTTTAAACCTGAGGTTGCAAACATAGCCTTTGATTTAAAGGAAATTGGATTGACAGGCAATTTTAAGATGAAGGACTTGATCAGCCAAGTGGAAAAAAGCAGTAATTCCGAATTGAATATAGGATTTGAAAGTGCGGGCGCCAAGGTATTTCGGTTGGTAAAGGAATAGGGATTATGAACAAGATTGACTTTGGCATTCTTATTTATAAAGGCATTGATTGCATTAGTTTAGCCTATCAAAAAATTGTTTTATCAAGCCCAATAAATCAGTATAGGATTTCCCTTCTGGCAATATCCCCAAATCCTTATAATAAGTCATAAAATCTTTGGTATACATTTCATCAGCTTTAATTTGAAGAGTAAGAATATTTTCATTTTCAGCATGAGAAACTACAAATATATTTATCGTCAATCTATACTCACTCGTAAACAAGCCTTTACCTTTAGATAAATAATACAATTGGACAAAGCCATTCCTTATCCATATTTTGAATAAAATAGTCGTTTTCGAGCGAAAACCTCTTTAGGTTGTCCAATATTTCATTGCTATTCATATTAGAAATAACAAGAGATTTTGAATCTTGAGAAAATGCGTAGCATGTAAAAAGGCAATAAAATGACATCAGAAAAATCAAACGTAAAGCTTTCATAGTAAAATAGTTAGTTTGATTATTGACTCATCGAAATTAGTTTGGTTTAACTACAATAAACGATTTATCCCTTTTACATTTTTTTTTGTCTTGTACCTTCGAATCATACTTAGATAATAATTTCCTCATCCCGCTATGAGGAAACTATTGAAAAATCTTTTAACAGCTAAAAATTTAGCCCTACCAATTCTAATGTCTTATGTCTTTTGTCTCTTGTCTAAACACAATTCCTTTCCACTTTCTCATATCTCACATCTCATATCTCATATCTACTTTCTAATGTCTAATCTAATTTACCTCTTCCCAAACTTTTCTTCATAGGCTTTTTCCAGAGCGAACATTTCATCGCGCAATTTCGCTGCTTCCAAGAATTCCATTTCTTTTGCAGCTTTTTCCATACGTTTTCTCACTGTATCGATTGACTTCTTCATTTCTTTTTCACTCATATATTCGATCAATGGATCTGCAGCAACTGCGGCGCCTGGTTCTGGTTCAATATATGCTTTTGGTTCACCTTTAAAGTCAGCAACGGAGGTTTGTTCCAAGATTTCTTCTTTTGTCTTTCCTACGGTACGTGGGGTGATTCCGTGTTCAAGGTTATAGGCGATTTGTTTATCTCTTCTTCTGTTGGTTTCATCAATAGTGACCTGCATACTGTCCGTCATTTTATCGGC
The Sphingobacterium daejeonense genome window above contains:
- a CDS encoding DUF4488 domain-containing protein → MKALITLFLSIFMIFSCYAQQKSSDVNNLEGLWQLKFMKANSASDSLAVKAPIFKHIRSDLGFTNLSLTDIHLIGTLEGSLEISDTGILTEKIAKQGPSIGSNMIGQTLKIPYLLTNGNNQLYLTFYTADQNGTPLEYQEIYERVHIR
- a CDS encoding alpha-hydroxy acid oxidase, which translates into the protein MSVKIKYPYHTGYPSVADLKKRAKWRIPKFAFDYLEGGCNEELNLARNENDFDNILLKPQYLHVSGEIDMSVELFGKRYSAPFGISPIGLQGLMWPNAPEILAKAAAKNNIPYILSTVSTSSIERIAEVSDGEAWFQLYHPTEDRLRDDILNRLKAVECPVLVVLVDVPSFGLRYREIKSGLSMPPKMNISNVAQALICPEWGIKTLQYGIPSFATLKPYMEKGLDLSQLGQFMNKTFTGKVNIQKVQAIRDIWKGPLVLKGIATQEDMDAAISIGVDGVIVSNHGGRQIDAGESSIHSLIRLTQNPAYKNKLKIMMDGGIRSGVDLGRAYAVGSEFNFMGRPFMYGVGALGDEGGDHTINMFKAQLYQVMQQLSIENINQFPSRLL
- a CDS encoding alpha-galactosidase, with the protein product MRLNYINLFWLTSLFILSIKFSQAQIAVQLKNNQEFKYNLKTGSFSLYQNNDPIFEHAFSSIQLKGSELETLNLPTTRALKQKFKDNAGSGICYSIERPAGKGLKTLQNFYFYDNSSFIVLEIIIKGKNISSNSILPFNIIPQNLLANKNLTAVKVPFDNDTFISYDQIELTDTTYESSEVGILYDQESQAGLVAASLDQSVWKTGILAKNQSNNLTELSIKNGYTEVTLTRDSMGHGFVEGNIIRSPKIFISYASNWQDGLEEFAKFQRKLFPPYLQTWEGGTPVGWNSWGVIQQDLSWENATGSVDYFKSNLPDFRNENGKAYIDLDSFWDNMVPGGMSGDYSKLQEFDTYCKLAGLEPGVYWAPFTDWGYKSGPSRKAEGSDYTFGEMWTKTSKGYHELDGGRALDPTHPGTIARMKFILQKLKDCGFKMIKIDFLSHAAIESTGFYDPTIKTGMQAYAVGMKNLNDILDNQMLIYAAISPSLASYKYAHMRRIACDAWKTMDQTAYTLNSVTFGWWQTYLYDYIDADHLVFTGESHDTNIARFLSGVVAGPLILGDDFSKTAEWQKEMEPILQNREILSIVKNGKSFRPLPVIKDNKSSNLYFKKDGKNLYLIAFNFKPEVANIAFDLKEIGLTGNFKMKDLISQVEKSSNSELNIGFESAGAKVFRLVKE